From a region of the Triticum aestivum cultivar Chinese Spring chromosome 7D, IWGSC CS RefSeq v2.1, whole genome shotgun sequence genome:
- the LOC123164787 gene encoding putative thiamine biosynthesis oxidoreductase ThiO isoform X2 gives MPPPHSTHPPSPLPPRPRLLQSLGSCSRRAATYAASSPSPSPPGWPRPLRYAVLGAGFAGLSVAWHLLKSPKDSRVSVDVYDENGVGGGASGVSGGLLHPYSPKAKLLWRGGEFWKESMDLLRSAEKANGTAGSDGASRDDEALIWRRGILRPPTTEKAADILLENAQSCLQSCSLQVLDSDAAQRLIPGLRVPLNLAIYMPLALNINPRKYLQALFSACQNVANEASASSSEQKEFNLYNEHIDNLHQFSGDYDAVIICLGGKASSLPELTNKLPLRTCRGVIAEFRLPSDTVEKYGSRSPSILSDAWLAFQGPRTVSVGSTWQWKSDNHDPSVSDEEARSAMEELLPKASAVYPGISKWDYVRARAGIRAMPPLTANGSLPLLGCLNDVIGERSNSAFWLVGGLGARGLLYHGLAGKLTAKAVISSDENMIPSEFTCWKAVKASR, from the exons ATGCCGCCGCCTCACAGCACACATCCCCCATCTCCCCTTCCTCCCCGGCCGCGCCTCCTCCAGAGCCTCGGCTCGTGCTCCAGAAGAGCCGCCACGtacgccgcctcctccccctcgccctcgccgccgggaTGGCCCCGCCCTCTCCGCTAcgccgtcctcggcgccggcttCGCGGGGCTCTCCGTCGCGTGGCACCTCCTCAag AGCCCGAAGGATTCGCGCGTGTCGGTGGACGTCTACGACGAGAACGGCGTCGGGGGAGGCGCCTCGGGGGTCTCTGGAGGGCTTCTCCATCCGTACTCGCCTAAAG CCAAGCTTCTCTGGAGGGGAGGAGAATTCTGGAAAGAGAGTATGGATCTCCTGCGCAGCGCAGAGAAAGCGAATGGCACCGCTGGATCGGATGGTGCCAGTCGAGATGATGAGGCCCTCATCTGGAGAAG GGGAATTTTGCGGCCACCTACGACAGAGAAGGCTGCTGACATATTGCTAGAG AATGCTCAGAGTTGCCTCCAGAGTTGCAGCCTTCAAGTTCTTGATTCGGATGCTGCACAACGACTGATCCCTGGGTTACGTGTTCCGCTCAACCTTGCGATTTATATGCCACTAGCACTGAACATTAACCCTAGGAAATATTTACAG GCATTGTTCTCTGCATGCCAAAATGTGGCTAACGAAGCATCTGCGTCGTCCAGTGAACAGAAAGAGTTCAATCTGTACAATGAACATATTGATAATCTACATCAATTTTCAG GAGATTATGATGCAGTGATCATCTGCCTTGGGGGCAAAGCTAGCTCACTTCCAGAACTTACAAATAAGTTGCCTCTTAGAACCTGCAGAGGAGTTATTGCTGAATTCCGACTGCCATCGGACACAGT AGAAAAATATGGCAGTCGAAGTCCTTCAATCTTGTCTGATGCATGGCTGGCATTCCAAGGACCCCGCACCGTTTCTGTCGGGTCAACTTGGCAATGGAAGTCTGACAATCATGATCCAAGTGTATCCGATGAAGAAGCACGTTCTGCAATGGAAGAGCTGCTCCCAAAAGCTTCTGCTGTCTATCCAGGAATAAGTAAATGGGATTATGTACGAGCAAGGGCTGGGATAAGAGCCATGCCTCCATTGACAGCCAATGGATCCCTGCCACTGTTGGGTTGTCTAAATGATGTTATAGGCGAGAGAAGCAATAGCGCCTTTTGGCTAGTCGGTGGCCTTGGAGCCAGGGGGCTCCTGTATCATGGATTAGCTGGAAAACTAACTGCCAAAGCTGTGATTTCCAGTGATGAAAACATGATTCCTTCTGAATTCACCTGCTGGAAGGCGGTCAAGGCTTCGCGGTGA
- the LOC123164787 gene encoding putative thiamine biosynthesis oxidoreductase ThiO isoform X1 → MPPPHSTHPPSPLPPRPRLLQSLGSCSRRAATYAASSPSPSPPGWPRPLRYAVLGAGFAGLSVAWHLLKQSPKDSRVSVDVYDENGVGGGASGVSGGLLHPYSPKAKLLWRGGEFWKESMDLLRSAEKANGTAGSDGASRDDEALIWRRGILRPPTTEKAADILLENAQSCLQSCSLQVLDSDAAQRLIPGLRVPLNLAIYMPLALNINPRKYLQALFSACQNVANEASASSSEQKEFNLYNEHIDNLHQFSGDYDAVIICLGGKASSLPELTNKLPLRTCRGVIAEFRLPSDTVEKYGSRSPSILSDAWLAFQGPRTVSVGSTWQWKSDNHDPSVSDEEARSAMEELLPKASAVYPGISKWDYVRARAGIRAMPPLTANGSLPLLGCLNDVIGERSNSAFWLVGGLGARGLLYHGLAGKLTAKAVISSDENMIPSEFTCWKAVKASR, encoded by the exons ATGCCGCCGCCTCACAGCACACATCCCCCATCTCCCCTTCCTCCCCGGCCGCGCCTCCTCCAGAGCCTCGGCTCGTGCTCCAGAAGAGCCGCCACGtacgccgcctcctccccctcgccctcgccgccgggaTGGCCCCGCCCTCTCCGCTAcgccgtcctcggcgccggcttCGCGGGGCTCTCCGTCGCGTGGCACCTCCTCAag CAGAGCCCGAAGGATTCGCGCGTGTCGGTGGACGTCTACGACGAGAACGGCGTCGGGGGAGGCGCCTCGGGGGTCTCTGGAGGGCTTCTCCATCCGTACTCGCCTAAAG CCAAGCTTCTCTGGAGGGGAGGAGAATTCTGGAAAGAGAGTATGGATCTCCTGCGCAGCGCAGAGAAAGCGAATGGCACCGCTGGATCGGATGGTGCCAGTCGAGATGATGAGGCCCTCATCTGGAGAAG GGGAATTTTGCGGCCACCTACGACAGAGAAGGCTGCTGACATATTGCTAGAG AATGCTCAGAGTTGCCTCCAGAGTTGCAGCCTTCAAGTTCTTGATTCGGATGCTGCACAACGACTGATCCCTGGGTTACGTGTTCCGCTCAACCTTGCGATTTATATGCCACTAGCACTGAACATTAACCCTAGGAAATATTTACAG GCATTGTTCTCTGCATGCCAAAATGTGGCTAACGAAGCATCTGCGTCGTCCAGTGAACAGAAAGAGTTCAATCTGTACAATGAACATATTGATAATCTACATCAATTTTCAG GAGATTATGATGCAGTGATCATCTGCCTTGGGGGCAAAGCTAGCTCACTTCCAGAACTTACAAATAAGTTGCCTCTTAGAACCTGCAGAGGAGTTATTGCTGAATTCCGACTGCCATCGGACACAGT AGAAAAATATGGCAGTCGAAGTCCTTCAATCTTGTCTGATGCATGGCTGGCATTCCAAGGACCCCGCACCGTTTCTGTCGGGTCAACTTGGCAATGGAAGTCTGACAATCATGATCCAAGTGTATCCGATGAAGAAGCACGTTCTGCAATGGAAGAGCTGCTCCCAAAAGCTTCTGCTGTCTATCCAGGAATAAGTAAATGGGATTATGTACGAGCAAGGGCTGGGATAAGAGCCATGCCTCCATTGACAGCCAATGGATCCCTGCCACTGTTGGGTTGTCTAAATGATGTTATAGGCGAGAGAAGCAATAGCGCCTTTTGGCTAGTCGGTGGCCTTGGAGCCAGGGGGCTCCTGTATCATGGATTAGCTGGAAAACTAACTGCCAAAGCTGTGATTTCCAGTGATGAAAACATGATTCCTTCTGAATTCACCTGCTGGAAGGCGGTCAAGGCTTCGCGGTGA
- the LOC123164786 gene encoding ATPase 6, plasma membrane-type isoform X1 yields MASLSLEDVRNETVDLSTVTVDEVFKTLKCDKKGLSEAEGENRLKLFGPNKLEEKKESKLLKFLGFMWNPLSWVMEIAAIIAIALANGGGRPPDWQDFVGIVTLLFINSTISYIEEANAGDAAAALMAGLAPKTKLLRDGSWEERDAAILVPGDIISIKLGDIIPADARLLEGDALKIDQSALTGESMPVNKYAGQEVFSGSTVKQGELEAVVIATGVHTFFGKAAHLVDSTNNVGHFQQVLTAIGNFCIISIAAGMLVEIIVMYPIQHRAYRDGIDNLLVLLIGGIPIAMPTVLSVTMAIGSHRLSQQGAITKRMTAIEEMAGMDVLCSDKTGTLTLNKLTVDKTLIEVCSKGVDKDMVLLYAARASRVENQDAIDTCIVNMLADPKEARAGIKEVHFLPFNPVDKRTAITYIDGNGDWHRVSKGAPEQIIELCKMSPDAEKKVHTLIASYADRGLRSLGVSYQQVPEKNKESAGDPWQFIGLLPLFDPPRHDSAETIRRALHLGVNVKMITGDQLAIGKETGRRLGMGTNMYPSTALLGDKSTAVDGLPIDELIEKADGFAGVFPEHKYEIVKRLQDKKHIVGMTGDGVNDAPALKKADIGIAVDDATDAARSASDIVLTEPGLSVIVSAVLTSRAIFQRMKNYTIYAVSITIRIVLGFMLVALIWKFDFAPFMVLIIAILNDGTIMTISKDRVKPSPKPDSWKLDEIFATGVVLGTYMALVTVVFFYLAHDTDFFTETFGVHPIRDNDRQLMAALYLQVSIISQALIFVTRSRSWSFVERPGFLLLFAFFAAQLVATAIAVYADWDFCDMEGIGWAWGGAIWAFTLVTYVPLDVLKFIIRYSISGKGWNNVQNKTAFTNKKDYGRGEREALWAREQRTLNGLSQPAGSDLLSSTEERSDIAAEAAKRAEIARLRELHTLKGHVESVVKQKGIDIDAIPQNYTV; encoded by the exons ATGGCGTCCCTCTCCCTCGAGGACGTCCGCAACGAGACCGTCGACCTG TCGACGGTGACGGTGGATGAGGTGTTCAAGACGCTCAAGTGCGACAAGAAGGGGCTGAGCGAGGCGGAGGGCGAGAACCGGCTCAAGCTCTTCGGCCCCAACAagctggaggagaagaaggagagcaaGCTGCTCAAGTTCCTGGGCTTCATGTGGAACCCGCTGTCCTGGGTCATGGAGATCGCCGCCATCATAGCCATCGCGCTCGCCAACGGCGGCGGCAGGCCCCCGGACTGGCAGGACTTCGTCGGCATCGTCACCCTCCTCTTCATCAACTCCACCATCAGCTACATCGAGGAGGCCAACGCCGGGgacgccgccgccgcgctcatGGCCGGGCTCGCGCCCAAGACCAAGCTGCTCAGGGACGGCAGCTGGGAGGAGCGGGACGCCGCCATCCTCGTCCCCGGCGACATCATcagcatcaagctcggcgacatcATCCCCGCCGACGCCAGGCTGCTCGAGGGCGACGCGCTCAAGATCGACCAGTCGGCGCTCACGGGCGAGTCCATGCCGGTCAACAAGTACGCCGGGCAGGAGGTCTTCTCGGGATCCACGGTTAAGCAGGGCGAGCTCGAGGCCGTCGTCATCGCCACCGGCGTGCACACTTTCTTCGGCAAGGCGGCGCACCTCGTCGACAGCACCAACAACGTCGGACACTTCCAGCAGGTGCTCACGGCCATCGGCAACTTCTGCATCATCTCCATCGCCGCGGGCATGCTCGTGGAGATCATCGTCATGTACCCGATCCAGCACCGCGCGTACCGCGACGGCATCGACAACCTCCTCGTGCTCCTCATCGGCGGCATCCCCATCGCCATGCCCACCGTGCTCTCCGTCACCATGGCCATCGGCTCCCACCGGCTGTCGCAGCAGGGAGCCATCACCAAGCGCATGACGGCCATCGAGGAGATGGCCGGCATGGACGTGCTCTGCAGCGACAAGACCGGCACGCTCACACTCAACAAGCTCACCGTCGACAAGACCCTCATCGAGGTGTGCTCCAAGGGAGTCGACAAGGACATGGTGCTCCTCTACGCCGCCAGGGCGTCCCGTGTCGAGAACCAGGACGCCATTGACACATGCATCGTCAACATGCTCGCCGACCCCAAGGAGGCCCGCGCCGGCATTAAGGAAGTCCACTTCCTGCCCTTCAACCCGGTGGACAAGCGCACGGCCATCACCTACATCGACGGCAACGGCGACTGGCACAGGGTCAGCAAGGGCGCGCCCGAGCAGATCATCGAGCTCTGCAAGATGTCACCGGACGCCGAGAAGAAGGTGCACACGCTCATCGCCTCATACGCCGACCGCGGCCTCCGGTCCCTCGGCGTGTCGTACCAGCAGGTCCCGGAGAAGAACAAGGAGAGCGCCGGCGACCCGTGGCAGTTCATCGGGCTGCTCCCGCTGTTCGACCCTCCGAGGCACGACAGCGCGGAGACCATCCGCCGCGCGCTCCACCTGGGCGTCAACGTGAAGATGATCACCGGCGACCAGCTGGCCATCGGGAAGGAGACCGGGCGGCGGCTCGGCATGGGCACCAACATGTACCCGTCCACGGCCCTCCTGGGCGACAAGAGCACGGCCGTGGACGGGCTCCCCATCGACGAGCTGATCGAGAAGGCGGACGGGTTCGCGGGGGTGTTCCCGGAGCACAAGTACGAGATCGTGAAGCGGCTGCAGGACAAGAAGCACATCGTGGGGATGACGGGCGACGGCGTGAACGACGCGCCGGCGCTGAAGAAGGCGGACATCGGGATCGCGGTGGACGACGCGACGGACGCGGCGCGGTCGGCGTCGGACATCGTGCTGACGGAGCCCGGGCTGAGCGTGATCGTGAGCGCGGTGCTGACGAGCCGCGCCATCTTCCAGCGGATGAAGAACTACACCATCTACGCGGTGTCCATCACGATCCGTATCGTGCTCGGGTTCATGCTGGTGGCGCTGATCTGGAAGTTCGACTTCGCGCCCTTCATGGTGCTCATCATCGCCATCCTCAACGACGGCACCATCATGACCATCTCCAAGGACCGGGTGAAGCCGTCGCCCAAGCCGGACTCGTGGAAGCTGGACGAGATCTTCGCGACCGGGGTGGTGCTGGGCACCTACATGGCGCTGGTCACCGTGGTCTTCTTCTACCTGGCGCACGACACGGACTTCTTCACGGAGACGTTCGGGGTGCACCCGATCCGGGACAACGACCGGCAGCTCATGGCGGCGCTGTACCTGCAGGTGAGCATCATCAGCCAGGCGCTCATCTTCGTGACGCGGTCGCGGAGCTGGTCCTTCGTGGAGCGCCCGGGGTTCCTGCTGCTCTTCGCCTTCTTCGCGGCGCAGCTGGTGGCGACGGCGATCGCCGTGTACGCCGACTGGGATTTCTGCGACATGGAGGGGATCGGGTGGGCGTGGGGCGGCGCCATCTGGGCCTTCACCCTCGTCACCTACGTCCCGCTGGACGTGCTCAAGTTCATCATCCGCTACTCGATCAGCGGCAAGGGGTGGAACAACGTACAGAACAAG ACGGCGTTCACCAACAAGAAGGACTACGGCAGGGGCGAGCGGGAGGCGCTGTGGGCCAGGGAGCAGAGGACGCTCAACGGCCTCAGCCAGCCGGCCGGCTCCGACCTCCTCAGCAGCACCGAGGAGCGCTCCGACATCGCCGCGGAGGCCGCCAAGCGCGCCGAGATCGCCAGGCTCAGGGAGCTGCACACGCTCAAGGGCCACGTCGAGTCGGTCGTCAAGCAGAAGGGCATCGATATCGACGCCATTCCGCAGAACTACACCgtctga
- the LOC123164786 gene encoding ATPase 6, plasma membrane-type isoform X2 has translation MASLSLEDVRNETVDLSTVTVDEVFKTLKCDKKGLSEAEGENRLKLFGPNKLEEKKESKLLKFLGFMWNPLSWVMEIAAIIAIALANGGGRPPDWQDFVGIVTLLFINSTISYIEEANAGDAAAALMAGLAPKTKLLRDGSWEERDAAILVPGDIISIKLGDIIPADARLLEGDALKIDQSALTGESMPVNKYAGQEVFSGSTVKQGELEAVVIATGVHTFFGKAAHLVDSTNNVGHFQQVLTAIGNFCIISIAAGMLVEIIVMYPIQHRAYRDGIDNLLVLLIGGIPIAMPTVLSVTMAIGSHRLSQQGAITKRMTAIEEMAGMDVLCSDKTGTLTLNKLTVDKTLIEVCSKGVDKDMVLLYAARASRVENQDAIDTCIVNMLADPKEARAGIKEVHFLPFNPVDKRTAITYIDGNGDWHRVSKGAPEQIIELCKMSPDAEKKVHTLIASYADRGLRSLGVSYQQVPEKNKESAGDPWQFIGLLPLFDPPRHDSAETIRRALHLGVNVKMITGDQLAIGKETGRRLGMGTNMYPSTALLGDKSTAVDGLPIDELIEKADGFAGVFPEHKYEIVKRLQDKKHIVGMTGDGVNDAPALKKADIGIAVDDATDAARSASDIVLTEPGLSVIVSAVLTSRAIFQRMKNYTIYAVSITIRIVLGFMLVALIWKFDFAPFMVLIIAILNDGTIMTISKDRVKPSPKPDSWKLDEIFATGVVLGTYMALVTVVFFYLAHDTDFFTETFGVHPIRDNDRQLMAALYLQVSIISQALIFVTRSRSWSFVERPGFLLLFAFFAAQLVATAIAVYADWDFCDMEGIGWAWGGAIWAFTLVTYVPLDVLKFIIRYSISGKGWNNVQNK, from the exons ATGGCGTCCCTCTCCCTCGAGGACGTCCGCAACGAGACCGTCGACCTG TCGACGGTGACGGTGGATGAGGTGTTCAAGACGCTCAAGTGCGACAAGAAGGGGCTGAGCGAGGCGGAGGGCGAGAACCGGCTCAAGCTCTTCGGCCCCAACAagctggaggagaagaaggagagcaaGCTGCTCAAGTTCCTGGGCTTCATGTGGAACCCGCTGTCCTGGGTCATGGAGATCGCCGCCATCATAGCCATCGCGCTCGCCAACGGCGGCGGCAGGCCCCCGGACTGGCAGGACTTCGTCGGCATCGTCACCCTCCTCTTCATCAACTCCACCATCAGCTACATCGAGGAGGCCAACGCCGGGgacgccgccgccgcgctcatGGCCGGGCTCGCGCCCAAGACCAAGCTGCTCAGGGACGGCAGCTGGGAGGAGCGGGACGCCGCCATCCTCGTCCCCGGCGACATCATcagcatcaagctcggcgacatcATCCCCGCCGACGCCAGGCTGCTCGAGGGCGACGCGCTCAAGATCGACCAGTCGGCGCTCACGGGCGAGTCCATGCCGGTCAACAAGTACGCCGGGCAGGAGGTCTTCTCGGGATCCACGGTTAAGCAGGGCGAGCTCGAGGCCGTCGTCATCGCCACCGGCGTGCACACTTTCTTCGGCAAGGCGGCGCACCTCGTCGACAGCACCAACAACGTCGGACACTTCCAGCAGGTGCTCACGGCCATCGGCAACTTCTGCATCATCTCCATCGCCGCGGGCATGCTCGTGGAGATCATCGTCATGTACCCGATCCAGCACCGCGCGTACCGCGACGGCATCGACAACCTCCTCGTGCTCCTCATCGGCGGCATCCCCATCGCCATGCCCACCGTGCTCTCCGTCACCATGGCCATCGGCTCCCACCGGCTGTCGCAGCAGGGAGCCATCACCAAGCGCATGACGGCCATCGAGGAGATGGCCGGCATGGACGTGCTCTGCAGCGACAAGACCGGCACGCTCACACTCAACAAGCTCACCGTCGACAAGACCCTCATCGAGGTGTGCTCCAAGGGAGTCGACAAGGACATGGTGCTCCTCTACGCCGCCAGGGCGTCCCGTGTCGAGAACCAGGACGCCATTGACACATGCATCGTCAACATGCTCGCCGACCCCAAGGAGGCCCGCGCCGGCATTAAGGAAGTCCACTTCCTGCCCTTCAACCCGGTGGACAAGCGCACGGCCATCACCTACATCGACGGCAACGGCGACTGGCACAGGGTCAGCAAGGGCGCGCCCGAGCAGATCATCGAGCTCTGCAAGATGTCACCGGACGCCGAGAAGAAGGTGCACACGCTCATCGCCTCATACGCCGACCGCGGCCTCCGGTCCCTCGGCGTGTCGTACCAGCAGGTCCCGGAGAAGAACAAGGAGAGCGCCGGCGACCCGTGGCAGTTCATCGGGCTGCTCCCGCTGTTCGACCCTCCGAGGCACGACAGCGCGGAGACCATCCGCCGCGCGCTCCACCTGGGCGTCAACGTGAAGATGATCACCGGCGACCAGCTGGCCATCGGGAAGGAGACCGGGCGGCGGCTCGGCATGGGCACCAACATGTACCCGTCCACGGCCCTCCTGGGCGACAAGAGCACGGCCGTGGACGGGCTCCCCATCGACGAGCTGATCGAGAAGGCGGACGGGTTCGCGGGGGTGTTCCCGGAGCACAAGTACGAGATCGTGAAGCGGCTGCAGGACAAGAAGCACATCGTGGGGATGACGGGCGACGGCGTGAACGACGCGCCGGCGCTGAAGAAGGCGGACATCGGGATCGCGGTGGACGACGCGACGGACGCGGCGCGGTCGGCGTCGGACATCGTGCTGACGGAGCCCGGGCTGAGCGTGATCGTGAGCGCGGTGCTGACGAGCCGCGCCATCTTCCAGCGGATGAAGAACTACACCATCTACGCGGTGTCCATCACGATCCGTATCGTGCTCGGGTTCATGCTGGTGGCGCTGATCTGGAAGTTCGACTTCGCGCCCTTCATGGTGCTCATCATCGCCATCCTCAACGACGGCACCATCATGACCATCTCCAAGGACCGGGTGAAGCCGTCGCCCAAGCCGGACTCGTGGAAGCTGGACGAGATCTTCGCGACCGGGGTGGTGCTGGGCACCTACATGGCGCTGGTCACCGTGGTCTTCTTCTACCTGGCGCACGACACGGACTTCTTCACGGAGACGTTCGGGGTGCACCCGATCCGGGACAACGACCGGCAGCTCATGGCGGCGCTGTACCTGCAGGTGAGCATCATCAGCCAGGCGCTCATCTTCGTGACGCGGTCGCGGAGCTGGTCCTTCGTGGAGCGCCCGGGGTTCCTGCTGCTCTTCGCCTTCTTCGCGGCGCAGCTGGTGGCGACGGCGATCGCCGTGTACGCCGACTGGGATTTCTGCGACATGGAGGGGATCGGGTGGGCGTGGGGCGGCGCCATCTGGGCCTTCACCCTCGTCACCTACGTCCCGCTGGACGTGCTCAAGTTCATCATCCGCTACTCGATCAGCGGCAAGGGGTGGAACAACGTACAGAACAAG TGA
- the LOC123166291 gene encoding proline-rich antigen homolog isoform X2 yields MRMARLFFTRYRTHRLSAARLLASTSAQFAQRTEHLSWLPDPLHNVVPPPPPPPPGIASQPPGFASAPPPTASPPPELPPRRRRESPPPVPGVASARPAMAQTRVGKRVLDLWLIQVDVSLCYNLKKWRTRKSKLIYCLYKTRVNWIADGRVL; encoded by the exons ATGCGTATGGCTCGGCTGTTTTTCACGCGCTATCGGACTCATAGGCTAAGCGCGGCTCGGCTCCTTGCCTCTACATCGGCTCAGTTCGCACAGAGAACAGAGCATCTATCCTGGCTCCCAGACCCTTTGCACAatgtcgtgccgccgccgccgccgccgccgccgggaatcGCCTCGCAGCCGCCGGGATTCGCTTCCGCGCCGCCACcgaccgcatcgccgccgccggagttgcctccgcgccgccgccgggaGTCGCCCCCGCCGGTCCCTGGAGTCGCATCCGCAAGGCCGGCCATGGCACAAACTCGCGTCGGCAAGAG GGTCTTGGACTTGTGGTTAATCCAGGTAGATGTATCTCTTTGCTACAATCTGAAGAAATGGAGGACTAGGAAATCAAAGCTTATTTACTGTCTGTACAAGACTAGAGTCAATTGGATTGCTGATGGGAGAGTGTTATAG
- the LOC123166291 gene encoding wiskott-Aldrich syndrome protein family member 2 isoform X1: MRMARLFFTRYRTHRLSAARLLASTSAQFAQRTEHLSWLPDPLHNVVPPPPPPPPGIASQPPGFASAPPPTASPPPELPPRRRRESPPPVPGVASARPAMAQTRVGKRRDGRRNITITHHQRWLYAERVLDLWLIQVDVSLCYNLKKWRTRKSKLIYCLYKTRVNWIADGRVL; encoded by the exons ATGCGTATGGCTCGGCTGTTTTTCACGCGCTATCGGACTCATAGGCTAAGCGCGGCTCGGCTCCTTGCCTCTACATCGGCTCAGTTCGCACAGAGAACAGAGCATCTATCCTGGCTCCCAGACCCTTTGCACAatgtcgtgccgccgccgccgccgccgccgccgggaatcGCCTCGCAGCCGCCGGGATTCGCTTCCGCGCCGCCACcgaccgcatcgccgccgccggagttgcctccgcgccgccgccgggaGTCGCCCCCGCCGGTCCCTGGAGTCGCATCCGCAAGGCCGGCCATGGCACAAACTCGCGTCGGCAAGAG GCGAGATGGTCGAAGGAATATAACTATCACACATCATCAGCGATGGCTGTATGCAGAGAG GGTCTTGGACTTGTGGTTAATCCAGGTAGATGTATCTCTTTGCTACAATCTGAAGAAATGGAGGACTAGGAAATCAAAGCTTATTTACTGTCTGTACAAGACTAGAGTCAATTGGATTGCTGATGGGAGAGTGTTATAG
- the LOC123166291 gene encoding chitin-binding lectin 1 isoform X4, with amino-acid sequence MRMARLFFTRYRTHRLSAARLLASTSAQFAQRTEHLSWLPDPLHNVVPPPPPPPPGIASQPPGFASAPPPTASPPPELPPRRRRESPPPVPGVASARPAMAQTRVGKRRDGRRNITITHHQRWLYAER; translated from the exons ATGCGTATGGCTCGGCTGTTTTTCACGCGCTATCGGACTCATAGGCTAAGCGCGGCTCGGCTCCTTGCCTCTACATCGGCTCAGTTCGCACAGAGAACAGAGCATCTATCCTGGCTCCCAGACCCTTTGCACAatgtcgtgccgccgccgccgccgccgccgccgggaatcGCCTCGCAGCCGCCGGGATTCGCTTCCGCGCCGCCACcgaccgcatcgccgccgccggagttgcctccgcgccgccgccgggaGTCGCCCCCGCCGGTCCCTGGAGTCGCATCCGCAAGGCCGGCCATGGCACAAACTCGCGTCGGCAAGAG GCGAGATGGTCGAAGGAATATAACTATCACACATCATCAGCGATGGCTGTATGCAGAGAG GTAG
- the LOC123166291 gene encoding uncharacterized protein isoform X3 — translation MSCRRRRRRRRESPRSRRDSLPRRHRPHRRRRSCLRAAAGSRPRRSLESHPQGRPWHKLASARVIRRDGRRNITITHHQRWLYAERVLDLWLIQVDVSLCYNLKKWRTRKSKLIYCLYKTRVNWIADGRVL, via the exons atgtcgtgccgccgccgccgccgccgccgccgggaatcGCCTCGCAGCCGCCGGGATTCGCTTCCGCGCCGCCACcgaccgcatcgccgccgccggagttgcctccgcgccgccgccgggaGTCGCCCCCGCCGGTCCCTGGAGTCGCATCCGCAAGGCCGGCCATGGCACAAACTCGCGTCGGCAAGAG TAATTAGGCGAGATGGTCGAAGGAATATAACTATCACACATCATCAGCGATGGCTGTATGCAGAGAG GGTCTTGGACTTGTGGTTAATCCAGGTAGATGTATCTCTTTGCTACAATCTGAAGAAATGGAGGACTAGGAAATCAAAGCTTATTTACTGTCTGTACAAGACTAGAGTCAATTGGATTGCTGATGGGAGAGTGTTATAG